From Kineosporia succinea, the proteins below share one genomic window:
- a CDS encoding DNA recombination protein RmuC yields the protein MTTAVGFLLGLVLGLALAAFGARAVFAPLMRSRQASLEAERDLLRERITDLEAAAGQDHELVATLSPLAATLQRVEKQVATLERDRVEQFSRLDEHLTAVHASGESLRAQTAALAGALRSPTSRGAWGEVQLRRVVEHAGMLPRVDFVTQASGTTPDGNGVRPDLLVNLPGGKYVVVDAKAPLAAFLEASEKGEAALSAAAGAHAKALRAHVDALAAKEYWTAFQPTPQLVVCFVPGEAFLAAACTADPSLLEHAMARRVVLATPTTLLALLRTVALTWQSEAVSGNARHLLEIGTELYRRLSGLGEHAGKLGRDLHRVVEDYNALVGTLERRVFVTARKMQELDLVDHDLTALTPLESSPRPLTADELIVGAARLPDESDNRSAGRDLRPGRADPRHRPDPAAEQLEPDALTPGAPDANSLGTDALAASTFDPDRWAPR from the coding sequence ATGACAACCGCGGTGGGATTCCTGCTCGGCCTGGTCCTGGGCCTGGCACTGGCGGCGTTCGGCGCGCGGGCGGTCTTCGCGCCCCTGATGCGCTCCCGGCAGGCCTCCCTCGAGGCCGAGCGCGACCTGCTGCGCGAGCGCATCACCGACCTCGAGGCCGCGGCCGGGCAGGATCACGAGCTGGTCGCCACGCTGTCCCCGTTGGCCGCGACGTTGCAGCGGGTCGAGAAACAGGTGGCCACGCTCGAGCGCGACCGGGTGGAGCAGTTCTCCCGTCTCGACGAGCACCTGACCGCGGTGCACGCCTCCGGCGAGTCGCTGCGCGCGCAGACGGCCGCCCTGGCCGGGGCGCTGCGCTCCCCCACATCTCGCGGTGCCTGGGGCGAGGTGCAGCTGCGCCGGGTGGTCGAGCACGCCGGCATGCTGCCGCGCGTCGACTTCGTCACCCAGGCCTCCGGCACCACGCCCGACGGCAACGGCGTCCGGCCCGACCTTCTGGTCAACCTGCCCGGCGGCAAGTACGTCGTGGTTGATGCCAAAGCCCCGCTGGCCGCATTCCTCGAGGCCAGCGAGAAGGGTGAGGCCGCTCTGAGCGCCGCGGCGGGAGCGCACGCCAAGGCCCTACGGGCACACGTCGACGCCCTGGCCGCGAAGGAGTACTGGACCGCGTTCCAGCCGACCCCGCAGCTGGTGGTCTGTTTCGTGCCGGGCGAGGCGTTCCTGGCGGCCGCCTGCACCGCCGACCCGAGTCTGCTCGAGCACGCGATGGCCCGCCGCGTGGTGCTGGCCACGCCCACCACGTTGCTGGCCCTGCTCCGCACGGTGGCCCTGACCTGGCAGTCCGAGGCGGTCAGCGGCAACGCCCGGCACCTGCTCGAGATCGGCACCGAGCTCTACCGCCGCCTGTCCGGTCTCGGGGAGCACGCCGGCAAACTCGGCCGCGACCTGCACCGCGTCGTCGAGGACTACAACGCCCTGGTCGGCACCCTCGAGCGCCGGGTCTTCGTCACCGCCCGCAAGATGCAGGAACTCGACCTCGTCGACCACGACCTCACGGCGCTGACCCCGCTCGAGTCCAGTCCCCGCCCGCTCACCGCCGACGAGCTCATCGTCGGCGCCGCCCGGCTGCCTGACGAGTCGGACAATCGTTCGGCCGGAAGAGATCTCCGCCCCGGGAGAGCCGACCCCCGGCACCGGCCAGACCCCGCCGCCGAGCAGCTCGAGCCCGACGCCCTCACCCCAGGCGCGCCCGATGCTAACTCCCTCGGCACCGACGCTCTCGCCGCCAGCACTTTTGATCCGGATCGCTGGGCACCTCGCTGA
- the fdhA gene encoding formaldehyde dehydrogenase, glutathione-independent, with protein sequence MAGNRGVAYIGPGEVEVQDIAYPKLELQDGPGVHPDNVGRKCNHGVILKVATTNICGSDQHMVRGRTTAPPNLVLGHEILGEVAEVGPDVEFLKVGDLVSTPFNIACGRCRNCKEGKTGICLTVNPARPGAAYGYVDMGGWVGGQAEYVMVPYADFNLLKFPDKDQALAKLTDLTMLSDIFPTGYHGAVSAGVKPGSTVYIAGAGPVGLAAAVGAQLLGAAVVIVGDLNAERLAQAKSFGCETVDVSQGDPKDQIEQILGVPEVDAGVDAVGFEARGHGDGSGAEAPATVLNSLMEITAAGGALGIPGLYVTGDPGGVDEAAKVGSLSLSLGTGWAKSLSFVTGQCPVMKYNYGLMRAILHDKVQIAKAVNAEVISLDEAPQGYADFDKGAPKKYVIDPHGMVQA encoded by the coding sequence ATGGCAGGCAACCGAGGCGTTGCGTACATCGGGCCCGGCGAGGTCGAGGTCCAGGACATCGCCTACCCCAAGCTGGAACTGCAGGACGGCCCGGGTGTGCATCCCGACAACGTCGGCCGAAAATGCAACCACGGCGTCATTCTCAAGGTCGCCACGACGAACATCTGCGGCAGCGACCAGCACATGGTGCGCGGCCGCACCACCGCCCCGCCGAACCTGGTGCTCGGTCACGAGATCCTCGGCGAGGTGGCCGAGGTCGGGCCCGACGTGGAGTTCCTCAAGGTCGGTGACCTGGTCTCGACGCCGTTCAACATCGCCTGCGGACGCTGCCGCAACTGCAAGGAGGGCAAGACCGGGATCTGCCTGACGGTGAACCCGGCCCGTCCGGGGGCGGCCTACGGGTACGTCGACATGGGCGGTTGGGTCGGCGGTCAGGCCGAGTACGTGATGGTGCCGTACGCCGACTTCAACCTGCTGAAGTTCCCCGACAAGGACCAGGCGCTGGCCAAGCTCACCGATCTCACGATGCTCTCCGACATCTTCCCGACGGGTTACCACGGGGCGGTCTCCGCCGGCGTGAAACCGGGCTCCACGGTGTATATCGCGGGGGCCGGGCCGGTCGGGCTGGCCGCGGCCGTGGGGGCCCAGCTGCTCGGAGCGGCCGTGGTCATCGTGGGTGACCTGAACGCCGAGAGGCTCGCGCAGGCCAAGAGTTTCGGGTGCGAGACGGTCGACGTGTCGCAGGGCGACCCGAAAGACCAGATCGAGCAGATCCTCGGGGTGCCGGAGGTGGACGCGGGGGTGGACGCCGTGGGCTTCGAGGCCCGTGGTCACGGCGACGGCTCGGGGGCAGAAGCCCCGGCAACCGTGCTGAACTCGCTGATGGAGATCACCGCCGCCGGTGGGGCGCTGGGCATTCCGGGGCTCTACGTCACGGGTGACCCGGGTGGTGTCGACGAGGCCGCCAAGGTCGGGTCGCTGTCGCTCTCGCTGGGCACCGGCTGGGCCAAGTCGCTGTCGTTCGTGACCGGTCAGTGCCCGGTGATGAAGTACAACTACGGGCTCATGCGGGCGATCCTCCATGACAAGGTGCAGATCGCGAAAGCGGTCAATGCCGAGGTGATCTCGCTCGACGAGGCCCCACAGGGATACGCCGACTTCGACAAGGGCGCGCCGAAGAAGTACGTGATCGATCCGCACGGCATGGTTCAGGCCTGA
- a CDS encoding 4-hydroxy-3-methylbut-2-enyl diphosphate reductase: MTASSIASTAPTNAATKRVLLASPRGYCAGVDRAVLAVEKALEVHGAPVYVRKEIVHNRHVVSSLQDKGAVFVDETDAVPEGAIVVFSAHGVSPAVRDAADRRQLKTIDATCPLVTKVHKEAVRFANGDYDILLIGHTGHEEVEGTAGEAPEHIQIVNSPDDVEGIEVRDPDKVVWLSQTTLSVDETMETVRRLKEKFPNLQNPPSDDICYATQNRQVAVKKIAPEADLVIVVGSQNSSNSVRLVEVALEYGAQASYRVDFAAEIDEAWLEGVTTVGVTSGASVPEILVQDVLTWLAERGFGKTEEVVTAQEDLLFSLPREIRRDMKAKAAEKAAAADEKG; the protein is encoded by the coding sequence GTGACCGCATCGAGCATTGCCTCCACGGCCCCCACGAACGCTGCCACGAAGAGAGTGCTCCTGGCCTCTCCGCGTGGCTACTGCGCCGGTGTCGACCGTGCCGTGCTGGCGGTCGAGAAGGCGCTCGAGGTGCACGGTGCCCCGGTCTACGTGCGCAAGGAGATCGTGCACAACCGGCACGTCGTGTCCTCGCTGCAGGACAAGGGCGCCGTCTTCGTCGACGAGACCGACGCCGTGCCCGAGGGTGCGATCGTCGTCTTCTCCGCGCACGGCGTGTCCCCGGCCGTGCGTGACGCCGCCGACCGCCGCCAGCTGAAGACCATCGACGCGACCTGCCCCCTCGTCACCAAGGTGCACAAGGAGGCCGTGCGCTTCGCGAACGGTGACTACGACATCCTGCTGATCGGTCACACCGGTCACGAAGAGGTCGAGGGCACCGCCGGCGAGGCGCCCGAGCACATCCAGATCGTCAACAGCCCCGACGACGTCGAGGGCATCGAGGTGCGCGACCCGGACAAGGTCGTGTGGCTGTCGCAGACCACGCTCTCGGTCGACGAGACCATGGAGACGGTGCGGCGCCTCAAGGAGAAGTTCCCCAACCTGCAGAACCCGCCGAGCGACGACATCTGCTACGCCACGCAGAACCGTCAGGTCGCGGTGAAGAAGATCGCGCCCGAGGCCGACCTGGTCATCGTCGTCGGCTCGCAGAACTCCTCCAACTCGGTGCGGCTGGTCGAGGTCGCGCTGGAGTACGGCGCACAGGCCTCGTACCGCGTCGACTTCGCCGCCGAGATCGACGAGGCCTGGCTCGAGGGCGTGACCACGGTCGGCGTCACCTCGGGGGCGTCGGTGCCCGAGATCCTCGTGCAGGACGTGCTGACCTGGCTCGCCGAGCGCGGTTTCGGCAAGACCGAAGAGGTCGTCACGGCGCAGGAAGACCTGCTGTTCTCGCTGCCGCGGGAGATCCGACGGGACATGAAGGCGAAGGCGGCCGAGAAGGCTGCCGCCGCCGATGAGAAGGGCTGA
- the xseA gene encoding exodeoxyribonuclease VII large subunit produces MSSTPRKIPATAGDTTADQPWPVRLLSSKLTDYVARSPAVWVEGQVVQLTRRPGQTTCYLTLRDPDVDLSFNVSTHVRVLDALSAPLSDGSRVVMHVRAQLFPRRGSLSLFADQIRPVGVGELLAQLEHLRRLLTAEGLFSADRKRPLPFLPRTVGLICGRASAAERDVVENARRRWPAVTFEIKAVAVQGPQAVQDVVGALRTLDAQEDVDVIVVARGGGSVEDLLPFSNEALLRVVSACRTPIVSAIGHEVDKPLLDLVADFAASTPTDAGKRIVPDVEAEIEGIRQTRRRARQALASRLEREVATIAALRSRPVMADPHRLLTEQALVVQAQRERAARALANRLSHGRQDVDHLRQRVRALSPVATMARGYAVVQREDGQVVRSPDEVTAGDAVRVRVHEGEFTAEVSP; encoded by the coding sequence ATGAGCAGTACGCCCCGGAAGATCCCGGCCACGGCGGGTGACACGACCGCCGATCAGCCCTGGCCGGTGCGGCTGCTGTCGTCGAAGCTCACCGACTATGTGGCCAGGTCACCTGCGGTCTGGGTGGAGGGGCAGGTGGTGCAGCTCACGCGCAGACCCGGACAGACCACCTGCTACCTGACCCTACGTGACCCGGATGTCGACCTCTCGTTCAACGTCTCGACCCATGTCCGGGTGCTCGACGCCCTGTCGGCCCCGCTGTCGGACGGTTCCCGGGTCGTCATGCACGTCCGCGCCCAGCTCTTTCCCCGCCGGGGTTCGCTGAGCCTGTTCGCCGACCAGATCCGCCCGGTCGGCGTCGGGGAACTGCTCGCCCAGCTCGAGCACCTGCGCCGTCTGCTCACGGCCGAGGGGCTCTTCTCCGCCGACCGCAAGCGCCCGCTGCCATTCCTGCCGCGCACGGTCGGGCTGATCTGTGGCCGGGCGTCGGCCGCGGAGCGCGACGTGGTCGAGAACGCCCGCCGCCGCTGGCCGGCCGTGACGTTCGAGATCAAGGCCGTCGCGGTGCAGGGTCCCCAGGCGGTGCAGGACGTGGTGGGCGCGTTGCGGACACTGGACGCACAGGAGGACGTGGACGTCATCGTCGTCGCCCGGGGTGGCGGGTCGGTGGAGGACCTGCTCCCGTTCAGCAACGAGGCGCTGCTGCGGGTGGTGTCGGCCTGCCGGACGCCGATCGTCAGCGCGATCGGGCACGAGGTCGACAAGCCGCTGCTCGACCTGGTGGCCGACTTCGCGGCCTCGACCCCGACGGACGCCGGCAAGCGGATCGTGCCGGACGTCGAGGCGGAGATCGAGGGCATCCGGCAGACCCGGCGGCGTGCTCGCCAGGCCCTGGCCTCCCGGCTCGAGCGCGAGGTGGCGACGATCGCCGCGCTGCGCTCCCGCCCGGTGATGGCCGATCCGCACCGGCTGCTGACCGAGCAGGCGCTCGTGGTGCAGGCGCAGCGCGAACGGGCGGCGCGGGCTCTGGCCAACCGGCTCTCGCACGGCCGCCAAGACGTCGATCACCTGCGGCAGCGGGTGCGGGCGCTGTCGCCGGTCGCGACGATGGCCCGGGGCTACGCGGTCGTGCAGCGGGAGGACGGGCAGGTCGTGCGCTCCCCCGACGAGGTGACCGCCGGGGACGCGGTGCGGGTGCGGGTGCACGAGGGCGAGTTCACGGCCGAGGTCAGCCCCTGA
- a CDS encoding exodeoxyribonuclease VII small subunit, giving the protein MTPPRVKKTEEPDELAELSYEQARDELVAVVRRLESGAETLEESLALWERGEALARRCETWLAGAQAKLDARHPETAQDEDEA; this is encoded by the coding sequence GTGACCCCGCCGCGCGTGAAGAAGACCGAGGAACCCGACGAACTGGCGGAGCTCTCCTACGAGCAGGCTCGCGACGAACTGGTCGCCGTGGTGCGCCGCCTGGAGAGCGGGGCGGAGACGCTCGAGGAGTCACTCGCGCTGTGGGAACGCGGTGAGGCCCTGGCCCGGCGCTGCGAGACCTGGCTGGCGGGGGCGCAGGCGAAGCTGGACGCGCGGCACCCCGAGACCGCTCAGGACGAGGACGAGGCCTGA
- a CDS encoding TetR/AcrR family transcriptional regulator — MAGLEQRLVAVGVDLLEREGPGRLGLREIARQAGVSHGAPRRYFPTHQQLLGAIAKSGASDLTRGLEQALMRGGVLGAAREYVTFARSRPEMFRLIFRHDLLADSGHSLREVWLPLLGRVSEVAGEEDALLIWTHVHGIATFAADRTLEPAGQAGRIDDLVTRAVTDRLGQASSSS; from the coding sequence GTGGCCGGTCTGGAGCAACGGCTGGTCGCGGTCGGGGTGGACCTGCTCGAGAGGGAGGGGCCCGGTCGGCTCGGGCTTCGTGAGATCGCCCGGCAGGCGGGGGTTTCGCACGGAGCGCCGCGTCGCTACTTTCCCACGCACCAGCAGTTGCTGGGGGCCATCGCAAAATCCGGGGCCAGTGACCTGACGCGAGGGCTCGAGCAGGCGCTGATGCGGGGTGGGGTGCTCGGGGCGGCGCGGGAGTACGTCACGTTCGCGCGGAGCCGGCCGGAGATGTTCCGCCTGATCTTCCGGCACGACCTTCTCGCCGACAGCGGGCACTCACTGCGTGAAGTGTGGCTGCCCCTGCTCGGGCGGGTGAGTGAGGTGGCCGGAGAGGAAGACGCGCTGTTGATCTGGACGCACGTGCACGGCATCGCGACCTTCGCGGCCGATCGGACGCTGGAGCCGGCGGGTCAGGCCGGGCGCATCGACGACCTGGTGACCCGGGCCGTCACCGACCGGCTGGGTCAGGCCTCGTCCTCGTCCTGA
- a CDS encoding lysophospholipid acyltransferase family protein, whose amino-acid sequence MLRMLLSPLVWLFGRPVVTGRQHLPRQGAVILAGNHLSFSDSLFLILATRRRVTFLAKSEYFTGGRLRRWFFTAAGQIPVERGNPAKAASSLGQALKIIDDGGVWGIFPEGTRSPDGRLHRGRTGAIRVALETGAPVVPVVLRGTDRVNPPGTTIWRPGRVRVEFCAPLDLAEFHGQGDNRELVRQLTDDLMGVLAERGGQEYVDVYASVAKRAAR is encoded by the coding sequence ATGCTGAGAATGCTGCTGTCGCCGCTGGTCTGGCTGTTCGGGCGGCCGGTGGTGACGGGGCGTCAGCATCTGCCGCGGCAGGGGGCGGTAATCCTGGCGGGCAATCATCTGTCGTTCTCCGACTCGCTGTTCCTGATTCTGGCCACGCGGCGGCGCGTCACGTTTCTGGCCAAGTCGGAATACTTCACCGGTGGGCGGTTGCGGCGCTGGTTCTTCACCGCGGCCGGGCAGATCCCGGTGGAACGTGGCAACCCGGCGAAGGCGGCCTCGTCACTCGGGCAGGCCCTGAAAATTATTGACGATGGCGGGGTCTGGGGGATTTTCCCGGAGGGGACGCGCTCGCCGGACGGGCGTCTGCACCGTGGTCGCACCGGGGCGATCCGGGTGGCGCTCGAAACCGGGGCGCCCGTGGTGCCGGTGGTGTTGCGGGGCACCGACCGGGTCAATCCGCCGGGCACCACGATCTGGCGGCCGGGGAGGGTGCGGGTCGAGTTCTGTGCGCCGCTGGATCTCGCCGAATTTCACGGGCAGGGCGACAATCGTGAACTGGTAAGGCAACTCACCGACGACTTGATGGGTGTCCTGGCGGAGCGTGGTGGGCAGGAGTACGTTGACGTGTACGCGTCGGTCGCCAAGAGGGCCGCACGGTGA
- a CDS encoding DUF4245 domain-containing protein — translation MTETPSTDSPAAASETAPSAGSSSASPASEAQVVGSAAARSAEHRRKSMSTRPRDMLISMAVIVGIVLLLLLLVPRPNGLPTHDVNVSSAALGAGPSVGFAPSQPDLPAGWTARSAGLETGTTNDIATWSLTYTTPGGTYAGIQQAKDVTRAWESRQVTDGQEAGTETIGGVEWVVRSRNDRGTISFVNRADDGITTVVTGTATEAQMNEFATAVAAVLP, via the coding sequence GTGACCGAGACGCCCAGCACCGACAGCCCCGCCGCCGCGTCGGAGACCGCCCCGTCCGCCGGGAGCTCCTCGGCGTCCCCCGCGTCCGAGGCGCAGGTCGTCGGCTCGGCGGCGGCCCGCAGCGCTGAGCACCGGCGCAAGTCGATGAGCACCCGCCCCCGCGACATGCTCATCTCGATGGCCGTGATCGTCGGCATCGTGCTCCTGCTGCTGCTCCTGGTGCCGCGACCGAACGGGCTGCCCACGCACGACGTGAACGTCAGCTCGGCCGCGCTCGGTGCCGGCCCGTCGGTGGGCTTCGCCCCCTCGCAGCCCGACCTGCCCGCGGGCTGGACCGCCCGCTCGGCCGGCCTGGAGACGGGCACCACCAACGACATCGCCACCTGGTCGCTGACCTACACCACGCCGGGCGGGACCTACGCCGGGATCCAGCAGGCCAAGGACGTGACCCGGGCCTGGGAGTCGCGCCAGGTCACCGACGGCCAGGAAGCCGGCACCGAGACCATCGGCGGCGTCGAGTGGGTCGTGCGCAGCCGCAACGACCGCGGCACGATCAGCTTCGTCAACCGTGCCGACGACGGCATCACCACTGTGGTCACGGGCACCGCCACCGAGGCCCAGATGAACGAGTTCGCCACGGCCGTGGCCGCCGTCCTGCCGTAG
- a CDS encoding carbohydrate kinase family protein yields the protein MDEVLVIGEALVDIVHAPGRAPVEHPGGSPANVALGLARLGVGTQLLTRIGDDARGRSILEHLRSSGVSLAEGSVTADATSTATARLDAEGVANYDFALRWALPDIVVSPGVRALHTGSIAATLAPGGDDVLRLVEQNAGRVVITYDPNARPALMGSRTDALERIERIVRSADVVKVSDEDLEWLAPGADPLQICEAWRAGGPSLVVLTRGGEGAVGVTATGVVEVAAPKISVTDTVGAGDSLMSGLLHGLDRAGLLDPATIKQVAEKPAADLVPLLTHAVKIAAYTCTRAGAQPPTLEELDAWQP from the coding sequence TTGGACGAGGTCCTGGTCATCGGTGAAGCCCTGGTCGACATCGTGCATGCCCCAGGACGAGCCCCCGTCGAGCACCCCGGGGGCAGCCCCGCCAACGTGGCGCTTGGTCTGGCCCGTCTCGGGGTCGGCACCCAACTGCTCACCCGGATCGGCGACGACGCCCGCGGCCGCTCGATCCTCGAGCACCTGCGCTCCTCCGGCGTCAGCCTGGCCGAGGGCTCGGTCACGGCCGACGCCACGTCCACGGCCACCGCGCGGCTCGATGCCGAAGGCGTGGCGAACTACGACTTCGCGCTTCGGTGGGCCCTTCCCGACATCGTTGTCAGCCCGGGGGTGCGAGCACTCCACACCGGCTCGATCGCGGCCACCCTGGCTCCCGGCGGCGACGACGTGCTGCGGCTGGTCGAGCAGAACGCGGGACGCGTGGTGATCACCTACGACCCGAACGCGCGGCCCGCGCTGATGGGGTCACGCACGGACGCGCTGGAACGTATCGAGCGGATCGTCCGGTCGGCCGACGTGGTCAAGGTGAGCGACGAGGACCTGGAGTGGCTCGCCCCCGGCGCGGACCCGCTGCAGATCTGCGAGGCCTGGCGGGCCGGCGGCCCGTCCCTGGTGGTGCTGACCCGCGGCGGCGAGGGCGCGGTCGGTGTCACGGCCACCGGGGTGGTCGAGGTCGCCGCCCCGAAGATCTCGGTGACGGACACCGTCGGCGCCGGGGACTCACTGATGAGCGGGCTGCTGCACGGCCTCGACCGGGCCGGCCTCCTCGACCCGGCCACCATCAAACAGGTGGCCGAGAAACCCGCCGCGGACCTCGTCCCCCTGCTGACCCACGCCGTGAAGATCGCCGCCTACACGTGCACCCGGGCCGGCGCCCAGCCCCCCACGCTGGAGGAACTGGACGCCTGGCAGCCCTAG
- a CDS encoding fumarate hydratase codes for MAEFAYSDLLPTAPDTQTPYRLLSTEGIRTLEAAGRQFLEVSPDALALLADTAMHDIAHYLRPAHLAQLARILDDPEASPNDRFVALDLLRNANVSAGGILPMCQDTGTAIVMGKRGTQVLTAPGAVSDEEALSRGIHSAYDRLNLRYSQMAPLTMWDEKNTGTNLPAQIELYADTTPGHEAAYKFLFMAKGGGSANKSFLFQETKAVLNPAGMMKFLDEKLRSLGTAACPPYHLAVVVGGTSAEFALKTAKYASAKYLDNLPTSGSATGHAFRDLDLELQVLELTRQFGIGAQFGGKYFCHDVRVVRLPRHGASCPVAIAVSCSADRQVLGKITAEGIWLEQLETEPAQYLPETTDEHLNDDVVRVDLNRPMAEIRAELSRYPVKTRLSLSGPLVVARDIAHAKIKERLDAGEEMPSYLRDHAVYYAGPAKTPEGYASGSFGPTTAGRMDSYVEQFQAAGGSMVMLAKGNRSKAVTDACNTHGGFYLGSIGGPAARLAQDCIRKVEVLEYAELGMEAVWKIEVEDFPAFIVVDDKGNDFFAEVTKPMAMTIQRRAGL; via the coding sequence ATGGCTGAGTTCGCATACTCCGATCTGCTTCCCACGGCGCCGGACACGCAGACCCCCTACCGGCTGCTGAGCACGGAGGGGATCCGCACCCTCGAGGCCGCCGGCCGGCAGTTCCTCGAGGTGTCGCCCGACGCGCTCGCGCTGCTCGCCGACACCGCCATGCACGACATCGCGCACTACCTGCGCCCGGCGCACCTGGCCCAGCTGGCCCGCATCCTCGACGATCCCGAGGCCAGCCCGAACGACCGGTTCGTCGCCCTCGACCTGCTGCGCAACGCCAACGTCTCGGCGGGCGGCATCCTGCCGATGTGCCAGGACACCGGCACCGCGATCGTGATGGGCAAACGGGGGACGCAGGTGCTCACCGCTCCCGGGGCCGTCTCCGACGAGGAGGCGTTGAGCCGGGGGATCCACAGCGCGTACGACCGGCTCAACCTGCGTTACTCGCAGATGGCCCCGCTGACGATGTGGGACGAGAAGAACACCGGCACGAACCTGCCCGCGCAGATCGAGCTGTACGCCGACACGACGCCCGGGCACGAGGCCGCCTACAAGTTCCTCTTCATGGCCAAGGGCGGCGGCAGCGCGAACAAGTCGTTCCTGTTCCAGGAGACCAAGGCCGTGCTCAACCCGGCCGGGATGATGAAGTTCCTCGACGAGAAGCTGCGCTCGCTGGGCACGGCCGCCTGCCCGCCCTACCACCTGGCCGTCGTGGTGGGCGGTACCAGCGCCGAGTTCGCGCTGAAGACGGCCAAGTACGCCAGCGCCAAGTACCTCGACAACCTGCCCACGTCGGGGTCGGCGACCGGGCACGCGTTCCGTGACCTCGACCTGGAGCTCCAGGTGCTCGAGCTGACCCGGCAGTTCGGGATCGGCGCGCAGTTCGGCGGCAAGTACTTCTGCCACGACGTGCGGGTGGTGCGTCTGCCCCGGCACGGCGCGTCCTGCCCGGTGGCGATCGCGGTGTCGTGCAGCGCCGACCGTCAGGTGCTGGGCAAGATCACGGCCGAGGGCATCTGGCTGGAGCAGCTCGAGACCGAGCCGGCGCAGTACCTGCCGGAGACGACCGACGAGCACCTGAACGACGATGTGGTGCGGGTGGACCTGAACCGGCCGATGGCCGAGATCCGGGCCGAGCTGTCCCGCTATCCGGTGAAGACGCGGCTCTCTTTGTCGGGCCCGTTGGTCGTGGCGCGCGACATCGCGCACGCCAAGATCAAGGAGCGTCTGGACGCGGGGGAGGAGATGCCCTCGTACCTGCGTGATCACGCGGTCTACTACGCCGGGCCGGCCAAGACCCCCGAGGGCTACGCGTCCGGTTCGTTCGGGCCGACCACGGCCGGCCGCATGGACAGTTACGTCGAGCAGTTCCAGGCGGCCGGCGGGTCGATGGTGATGCTGGCCAAGGGCAACCGGTCGAAGGCCGTGACCGATGCCTGCAACACCCACGGCGGTTTCTACCTGGGCTCGATCGGGGGCCCGGCCGCCCGGCTGGCGCAGGACTGCATCCGCAAGGTCGAGGTGCTGGAGTACGCCGAGCTGGGGATGGAGGCGGTCTGGAAGATCGAGGTCGAGGACTTCCCGGCCTTCATCGTGGTCGACGACAAGGGCAACGACTTCTTCGCCGAGGTCACCAAGCCGATGGCGATGACGATCCAGCGCCGGGCCGGTCTCTAG
- a CDS encoding carbonic anhydrase, which translates to MSTTDEMPDAAGSLAELMAGNRRFVLDDAAHPNQDVHRRSTLTGGQRPFALIFGCADSRVAAEIIFDQGLGDLFVVRTAGHAVDNAVLGSIEFGVEVLGIPLVVVLGHDSCGAVKATMEAHDSGQMPSGYLRTVVEMLSSSVINARRHGHGEINEIVAEHSVQVAQELPERSSVIGRRVAEGKLAIVALEYALSDGAVQVLSSTIPTPDAPAPDPQVA; encoded by the coding sequence ATGAGTACGACCGACGAGATGCCCGACGCCGCGGGCAGCCTGGCCGAACTGATGGCCGGCAACCGCCGCTTCGTGCTGGACGACGCCGCCCATCCCAACCAGGACGTCCACCGCCGCTCCACCCTCACCGGTGGCCAGCGTCCGTTCGCCCTGATCTTCGGGTGCGCCGACTCCCGGGTGGCCGCCGAGATCATCTTCGACCAGGGCCTGGGCGACCTCTTCGTGGTGCGCACCGCCGGTCACGCGGTCGACAACGCGGTGCTCGGCTCGATCGAGTTCGGCGTCGAGGTGCTCGGCATCCCCCTCGTGGTCGTGCTCGGTCACGACAGCTGCGGCGCCGTGAAGGCCACGATGGAGGCGCACGACAGCGGCCAGATGCCCTCGGGCTACCTGCGCACGGTGGTCGAGATGCTCAGCTCCAGCGTGATCAACGCCCGCCGTCACGGTCACGGCGAGATCAACGAGATCGTCGCCGAGCACTCGGTGCAGGTGGCACAGGAACTGCCCGAGCGTTCCAGCGTGATCGGGCGCCGGGTGGCCGAGGGCAAGCTGGCCATCGTGGCCCTCGAGTACGCACTCTCCGACGGCGCCGTGCAGGTGCTGAGCAGCACGATCCCCACCCCCGACGCCCCGGCACCGGATCCGCAGGTCGCCTGA